GACAGGTATGAGCCCAATGATTTTTGCTTCCACAGCGATGACAAATATTCTCATTATTCTTACTACTCTGTCCACCGTTTCCCTTTTCATGATTTTGCCGCTTTTGGCGAGAATATGAATTCTTAAAAATTCCAATATGATTATGATTACGACCACGACCGCGGCCACGATCATTACCGCGACCACGACCGCGACCGCGATCATATTGGTGTGAAgctacattcacttctgggaatggagCGGCACCGGTGGGACGGGCCTCATGATTTTTCATTAAGAGTTGATTATTCTGTTCAGCCAAAAGTAGGCAAGAAATCAATTGAGAATATTTTGTAAACCCTTTCTCTCTATACTGCTGCTGCAGGAGCACATTAGAGGCATGGAAAGTAGAAAAGGTTTTCTCTAACATATCAGCATCTGTTATCTTTTCTCCACACAACTCTAGTTGAGTAGTAATTTGAAACATTGCAGAATTATAATCAGTTACAGTTTTGAAATCTTGCAACCGCAAGTGTATCCAATTGTACCGAGCTGTGGGGAGAATTATTGTTTTCTGATGTTCATATCTTTCCTTTAACTTATTCCACAGCACAAGTGGATCTTTAACAGTAAGGTATTCATTTTTCAGGCCTTCATGAAGATGACGGCGAATGAATATCAAAGCTTTTGCTTTTTGTTGTTCTGATGCATTATTTCCTGTTTTGATAGCATTTCCATCACCTTCTGCAGCTAAGTTAATTTCAGCatcaagggcccaagccaaataattttttccagAAATATCTAGAGCCTCAAATTGTAGTTTCGAGAGATTGGACATTCTTGATGCTAATATCAAattgtaaaattaaataagtcaGATAATTTAATGTGATGATTTCATGGgaaaagtatatataataataagtgACAAAAGAGTATATTGCGGTAAAGTTCAGTCTAACTTTGGTTGGATGAGCCTTAAGTTTAGAAAAGTTGGTTTAAAGTACCAAAATATTAGTGAATAGGTTGGTAtccgaaaaaaataaaaattgcacacttgttatttttttttttttggtacataaagaGGGCAACAAgcccaaataaagaaaaaaaaaactacgaaATTAGACGAACATTTCTAGGCATGCAAGCCCCTGAAATGTCATCAAACAAGATACTCTGCAGCTCCCTCGGTGGGGCCTCTAAAACAATGGGAAAAAATGAATCATTTGTTAGACTATATGAAGCTAACCAATCAGCACATCTGTTGCCTTCTCGCAAGGTATGGTTAACCTGAACATGCCAAGAAAGATTAATAAGATCTCGGATTCGACGAATCAGAACGGGAGTAGCCCCATTAATCTGGCAATTATTTGTAACCATGTCCACTAGCAATTTAgagtcactttccacaattATATGTGAAAAACCTTGGCGTCTAGCTATCTTTAACCCCTCATACATTCCCCACATCTCAGCATGAAGAGCATCACATGTTCCGATCTTTCGAGTATAACCTGTTCGCCATTGACCGTCGCAGTCTCGAATAAGGCCCCCACATCCTGCAAGATCCAAGGACTCCTTATAGGCTCCATCACAATTAAGTTTAACCCAACCTCCTTGTGGTCTCTTCCAGCCAATGTAGATAGTGTCAATACGTCTCGACCCTCTTATTAGGTGAAGATGTCCGCCCCTATCAATAGCTTGAACCAAATCAAGAATGACCCGAATAGGATCAGTAGGCCGATGAAAGTCTTCCTCAAAAATAGATTTGTTCCTCCACGTCCAGAGATTCCAACAGGTCACCATGAATATAGATCGCCACTCCTCTTTGCGTGTTCCATACACTTGATTGGCGAGGTTCTTGAAGATCCAGTCCCTGCAattcaaagaaaagaaattagtaATATGAATTGAGGCAACTAACTTGATCCATACCTGGGTTGCGTAAACACAATCTCGCAAAACATGTAAAAGTGTTTCGTCACCATTCCCACAACTAGGGCAAATGGGTGAAACTCCAATCCCCCATCTGCTTCGGCGATAGTTAGTTAGGAGACGTTCATGTGCCGCTATCCACATGAAATTTTGGAGTTTGTGGGGACCCTTCCAGTCCCATATCTTTTGCCAATCCCCTTCAATATGGTTTAAATTTTGACACTGAAGTTCATAGGCGCTTTGAACTGTGAAGTGGCGAGTACTAGTTCCTTTCCATCCAAGAGAGTCAGGACCATCAGCTTCCATGGGCGCAGGAATGGCCAACACCTGATTAGCCTTGTCAGGGGGTAGATGTGCCTTTATGAAGTCAATATTCCAATGACCATTAATCGTCACGACATCTTTGACAGTGAGAGTTGTGTCAACAAACTGTTGGGTAGCATTCAACATCAGCGATGAACCACAAGGAGCCCATTTGTCCAaccaaaaatttatatttttcccaTCTCCTAGTTGCCACACAGTATGGTTCTGGAACTGGTCCCAAATGCAAGCAAGGGATTTCCATAGAGGGGAGTCGTATGGTTGAGAACTAATAGCATGTCGGAAATCCTTCTTCCTACCATACTTATTGTAAAGGACCTTACACCAAAGGTTATCAGGTTTGTTGATCATGTTCCAAAGAATTTTCATAAGGAAGGCATCATTCATTTGATGAGGACTTTTAATTCCGAGTCCTCCAGCTTTCTTTGGCAAGCAACAAACATCCCAACTAATCAGATGAGGTCTACGCTTCTGTTCAGTGTCTCCCCACAAAAAACCTCTCTGAATTTTCTCCATCTCATCACAAAGAGTTTTAGGGATCTTAGCATATTGCATATGATAGTACGGTATAGAGCTCAACACAGATTTTGTCAGAGTAAGTCTACCAGCAAAACTCAGACATTGATGTTTCCACCCACTTAACCTGTTTTGCATCTTGCTTATAATATGTTCAAACTTCCCTCTTGTTGTTCTCCCGGGAGCAATATTAGCCCCCAAATACTTGCCAAGACTATCAACTTGTGTGAATCCTGTATGCTGCAAGATGTCACCTTTGAGCTGTTGGTCAACATTTTTGGAGAAAAATATTTGAGTCTTTTGATTATTAATCCTCTGGCCTGATGTAACATCCCAAATTTTTGGGACGTtaattaactaaattttaaccaaaacgatgaaccatttttttttaaaagaataaaataaactcataatgctaaatatttagtattatttagtattataataatagatttctccaaattaataatttagagtaATGTAATTTCAAAAGATTGAATTTCTCTTTaactcaaaataaatttctaaacCAACACTATTGGCCTTTTACTACCCAAACACTTAATCTATAGCTGGTCATAACTCCGGATGCTTGTGAGAATCTCTCTCGACAAGACTAGCACCGATGTCCACGAATTTCGGAGCCTCAACTACATGTCACCACGTTTCTGCTGCGCAACTCTGATCTACTGATTTAGTAACCTGGCCAAATTTATACATGAGGGTCGCTCCAAAACATAGGAAAACATCAATTAAGCATGCATATATACATATGGAAAACTCATAATTTACCAACAATAAAGTAAGTAGTTATTAATCACTTACCACACAACACCATAGTTACATTCTCCAATGTTTCACCAAATCCTAAAGGTTAGTCTACATGTCATTCTAATGCACCTTATATGATCCGGATATCACTGCTCCGCAGAGTAATTTGTCCCACCATTGGACAGTGTCCCACCGTTGGACACAATACCCCACCGTTGGGTATTATGGTTCGGTACCCCACCGTTGGGTATTATTCCAAACCACACCAAAAAGGAAATGAACCCCCTATCACCGCTAAGTTAGTCACACCAAAAAAATTACTCCGCCGAGCAATTAATCAAAACAGTCTTGTTCTAACACCGGTTTAGAGACAAGACCTCTCCAATGATAACCCCAATCACCAACCAAAGACACCGTTGTTAACCCAAATCACCAAATCAGAAGACATAATAAATCACGTTAACAACAAGGAAATAAACTATGCATCACAAGAATTCATATATCATTTACGCACACCATAAAGATCACATAAGCATatgtataattaaaataaacaagcAACGGAGGACCCTCTAACCTTAATAGCAGCAACTCCTAATCAACACATGCTCCACTATAAGCTCACACTTGGTGACAAAACCTATTTGCTAATTCTTAGTTGACCTTCCGCTCGTCCTCCTTTCGCCATTAAGTCTCTAATTTTATAGTTTCAC
This genomic interval from Trifolium pratense cultivar HEN17-A07 linkage group LG6, ARS_RC_1.1, whole genome shotgun sequence contains the following:
- the LOC123891953 gene encoding uncharacterized protein LOC123891953; its protein translation is MSNLSKLQFEALDISGKNYLAWALDAEINLAAEGDGNAIKTGNNASEQQKAKALIFIRRHLHEGLKNEYLTVKDPLVLWNKLKERYEHQKTIILPTARYNWIHLRLQDFKTVTDYNSAMFQITTQLELCGEKITDADMLEKTFSTFHASNVLLQQQYREKGFTKYSQLISCLLLAEQNNQLLMKNHEARPTGAAPFPEVNVASHQYDRGRGRGRGNDRGRGRGRNHNHIGIFKNSYSRQKRQNHEKGNGGQSSKNNENICHRCGSKNHWAHTCRTPKHLINLYQQSLKEKRIETHFAIDDAVEDVHPNYTHFAIDDAVGDVHPNYGNMDVTHLEIGDFIDDPNGRIDHLIGDGSIKK